The genomic stretch TGCAGGCGATTTCCATGGCCGGTGGCTTTGCTGAATGGGCCACCCCAGATAAAATTGTTCTGGTACGCCAGGAGACTGGGCAGGAAAAGCATTATCGTATCAACTATGATAAAATTGTTTCCGGGGCGGCACCTGATATCTATCTACATAAAAATGACCGGCTGATTGTCCAGTAATCAAAGGGCTGAAAGTCTGTTTGATTGAACCTAAGCTGAGCCATTAGCTGTGAGCTGTTAGCATTTAGCTAAGTAAAATCAAGTCATTAACTGAACAACTTAAAACACCAAACGGATTAAAGCTGCAAATAACGAAACATCCTGAATTCATTGAGCTTACAGCTAATAGCTAAGGGCTAATAGCTTAATTTAGACCTAAGTTAAGCGATTAGCTGTTAGCTATCAGCGTTTAGCCTTGAAAAATAAAGGCGTTACGTTAATGAGAAATAACACCCAACGGGTGAAAGTTTGTAAGTAAATATTCGACTTTGTCTATAGATTGACAAATTTTTATTATTTCTCACAGAGACACGGAGTCACAGAGGGCAAATGACTCTGGTTCTCTGTGACTTTGTGCCTCTGTGAGAGTATTTTTATCTTTTTTTGAAAACGTAGTCGAATGTTTACGTTTGTAATAGCAAAATATCCTGTAATCATTAAACTAATAGTTAACCGCTAAAGGCTAATCGCTCAGTTTAGGTTAGATTTAGGTAATGAAGGGGAGATTGATGAAAAAGAAACAAAAAATTATGCTGGTTATCCTGGTGCTGTTTTTTTTCATTCAGCCGGTTTTTGCCGGGGTGCAGTATCATCTGGCTGCCGGCCTTTCTACCGGTCTGGAGTACGATGACAATATCTACCTTGATCCCGATCATGAAGTGGATGACTGGAATATCATGGTGGAACCGGAAATTTCCTGGCAGATGTTGGCCGAACATGCCGGGCTGGAAATTGTTTACCGACCGGGGATGAACACCTACATGGATGACAGTTCCCTGAACTACATCTCCCATGATCTGACCGGCCTCGTTCATTACCAGCCTTGGGAGCCTTTGAACCTGGAATTTGAAAATCATTACCTGCATAGTGAAGATCCTCTCGATGATGAGAGTCGTGATTTTGAAGAAGGTGCTTCTGGCAGTGGTGACCGGGAGGGCCGCAACGTTTTTTACCGTAATGACAGCAGTATCAGGGCAACCTATACTTTTGGTGTCGATCGCCTCATTGAAGCCGGTTATCGTTTCGGAATCTTGCAAAATGACGATCCAGAACAGGAAGACAGCAAGGAACACGCGGTGACCGGTCACCTGGGATTTCGTTTTGATGAGCAAAATCTGATTGACCTTGATTATGCTTTTACCCGGGGGTTGTATGAAGGTCCCGATGATTTTTACAGCCATGAGGCCACCACCCGCTATACTCATACTTTTTCTCCCGCCCTCGATGTCTATGGTGAAATTGGTTACACTGATTATCAGTATGATCATAGCAGCCTGGAAGAAGACTGGGATGAGTATGATGGCAACTTAGGGATTGTCTACCGTTTCTGGGAACATTATACCCTTGATCTGAGCTATGGCCGCTATGACCGCAATACCGATGGGGATGGTGATGATGCGGATGGGAACAACTACCATGTCAGTCTGGTGCGTGATTTTGAACACCAGTCCTTTACCTTGTCATTTGACCAGGGAACGGATGTGGATAATTTCAGCGGCGACAACAACGGCTATACGGAGTACTGGCGGGCCCAGGCGGCGTTTACCTATGACTTTGCCGACCGCTGGACTTTAACCGGCAGCGGCATGATCGGCAATGATGACTATCAAGAAGAACTGAGCTCCCATGATGATGACAGTTATGAAGTGAATGCCAGTCTTGCTTATGCCGTGCTACCCTGGCTTTCGCTGTCGCTTGACTATACTTATGCCGAGAATGATTCTTCTTTAGATGAGGATGATTATACCGACAACCGGATTGCCTTTCGGGCTACCGGTCATTGGGATATTTTCTAGTTGAGGATTGTTTTCTAGCTACCGGTTGCCGGGATTGGGGACAGAATTAAATTCGGTCCCCTTCGAAGAAGGCGAAGCAAAATTTGCTAATTTTCACTGAGCGGCTTGATTGCAAAAAACTTGCCGCTCTTGTTTTAGATTGTTTGACCACCACCTTTTTGCTTAATTTTTCCCTGTCGGTTGCCGAAGAAGTTATGAAGTACATTGAGCTGATATATTTCCACGCGCAGGAGTTGGGTACATGGCTTTAAACGATAACCGTCAACAGCTGCAGCTGCAACAGTATGTTGATCTGTTCTTACGGAACAAATGGCTGATAACCCTGCCATTTATCCTGATAACCCTGGGCAGCTTTATTTTCGCCCTGGCGATTCCCAATATCTACCAGGCTTCAACGACGATCCTGGTGGTGCCCCAGAAGGTGCCGGAAAATTATGTCCGTTCGACGGTCCCCGCGGCAGTAGCTGACCGCCTGCAGACCCTCAACCAGCAGATCATGAGTCGGACCAGGCTGCAGCAGGTCATTGAACGCTATGGTCTTTACCGGAAGGAAGTCAATGAAATGGCCCCGGAAGAGATTATTGAACTGATGCGCCAAAAAATTGATGTTTCAGTCAATCAGCGCACCCGTACCGGGGTTAATTCATTTACCCTCACTTTTCAGAATCCGGATCCCCGGATTGCCATGCAGGTGGCCAATGGCCTGGCTTCTTTGTACATTGAGGAGAATTTGAAGCTGCGTGAACGCCAGGCGCGGGAGACTTCCAATTTCCTGAATCGGGAACTGGGAAAGCTGGAAAAACAGCTTGCTGAAAAGGAAGCGCTGCTCAGTGTCTTCAAGCAAAAATATATGGGTGAGTTGCCGGACCAGCAGGATGCCAATCTGAGGATGCTTGACCGTCTGGAGGTCCAGTATCAGACCTCAAGTGCGGCCCTGGCAGCAGCTAAAGATCGCCAGATTCAACTGCAGCAGCAATTAAACCAGCTGCCCACCTCCAGTGACACGGTGATGGTGGAAGGACAGGTGGTGGCGGTTGATCCGGATGCCGCCCGGCTGGAAGCGATGAAAAAGTATTTGTCGTCACTGCGGAGCCGTTATACGGATGCCCATCCGGATGTCATCAGCATGGTGGCAAAAATAAAGAAGCTGGAAGCAAAACTAGAGTCCAGTAAACAGCCTGAGACGGGAAATGCAGGTGCGCAGGTATCTGCCAGTCGTACGAGCAGCCCGGCATTTGTTGAGATCAGCAACCAGATAACGTTGGCGAGACATGAGATATTGCAATTACAGCATGAACTCAAGCGGCTGCGGGCTGAAATTGACGTGGTCAATGCCAAGGTGGAAAATGCTCCCAAACGGGAAGCTGAACTGGTGGCCCTGACCCGTGATTATGGCAACCTCCACCAGAATTATCAGAATCTTCTGGATCGGAAAATTGAAGCCCAATTGGCTGAAAACCTGGAGATGCAGCAGCAGGGTGAGCAGTTTAAAATCCTGGATCCTGCCCTGCTGCCGGTTAAACCCTTTAAACCGGATCGGCGAAAAATTCTGTTGGCCGGAATGGTATTGGGCCTGGGGATTGGCGTCGGCCTGGCTTTGCTGTTGGATTTTCTGGGCAAATCATATCGCTATGTTCCCGATATAGAAGAAGACCTCGGGGTTCCGGTACTGATTACCATCCCGAAGATTCTGACCGGAAAAGAGTTGAAATGGCGAAAAATTAAAAATCTCGGCGGGGTATTGGTGATATTCATGGCCATGCTGGCTGCCGGAGGACTGGGGTTTATGTATTTTAAACTGACCTTTTCCCTTCCCGGCTGGTTTCAACAGACCTTCTTTCATTTGTAAACATGGGTGATCATGTATTGCGCCTTTTACGGTTTTCAGGAACGGCCGTTTAATCTAACCCCTGATCCTCATTTCCTCTACCTGAATAGCCATTATCGGGAAGCCTATGCGCACCTGGTGTATGGTATTCGTGAGCGGCGGGGATTTGTGGTGGTTACCGGTGAGGTGGGGATTGGCAAAACCACCCTCATCCAGAATCTGCTGAATAATCTGGATGAAAATGTTGAAATTGCCTATATCTTCAACCCTATTTTGACCATAACGGAATTTTTTGCCACCATTTTTGATGAATTCGGGATCCGGCACCATAGTCAGGATAAACATGAGAATTTGCGGATATTTAACGAGTTTTTATTGAAATGCTTGAAAGAGCATAAAATTCCGGTATTGGTTATTGATGAGGCCCAGAACCTGAGTCTCAAGGTTCTCGAAGAAATTCGCTTGCTCTCCAATCTGGAAACTCAGAAAAACAAGCTTTTGCAGATGGTTCTGGTGGGGCAGCCGGAGTTGAAGGAGAAACTGGGTCGCAGTGAATTGCGGCAGCTGAATCAGCGGGTGGTCATCCGTTATCATCTGCCCCCCCTGAGCCTGTTGGAAGTCAAAGACTATATTAGGAAAAGGCTGTTGGTGGCCGGGACTGCCGATGTGAACCTTTTCAGTAACCGGGCTCTGGAAATGATAGCCCGGTATAGTGGCGGTATTCCCCGATTGATTAATGTGATTGGCGATAATGCCCTTCTCATTGGTTATGCCCAGGGGATCAGGAGCATTGATGAAGGAATTATTGGGGAAGTGGTGACCGACCTGGCCCTCAAAAGGGAGAATACCCCGGCTGCTGCAGTAAAAGGGGTGTTCATAAAGAGGTATCTTTCCCGCTGGCAAAGCATGCTGTGGATTGTTGCATTAATGGCTATCTTAATTCTGTTAATGGTCTCCTTTCGCCAGGAACTGGATCGTGGGATGGCATTTATTCGCTCCCTTTTGTAGACTGGAACGATTTTTGGAGTTTTGATTATGAGTAGAATTCAGGATGCTTTAAAAAAAGCTGAGCAGGAAAGTCTGGCAACCGTGGTAACTGTTCAGGATAACGCTGTGGCTGAAGAACCACAACCGGCAGATCTGATTGCCAAACCTGAGCCGCAGTCACAACCGGTAATTCCGGTTGTAGAGTCTAGTGCGGTAAGAGAGCCGGAAATTGCAGCTAAGCCACTGGAGCGTGAGCGAGTTGAGCTCCAGCCGGAGCCGGACAAACAGACTGTAACCAAATCAACAATACCCAAACCAACTCCTGCCACTGCGGCCTCAGGGCGGAAAACTTCGCAAAAGATTGATCTGAATCCGGCACTTCTGGATGAACACCTGGTATCATTGACGGAACCCTTTTCCCTGGCTTCTGAACAGGTGAAAAAGCTGCGGACAAAGATCATTCTCAGCGCTCCCCAGCGGTTGCCCAACAAGACCATCCTGGTAACCAGTGCCGTCCCCCGGGAAGGGAAAACCACCATTGCCGTTAACCTGGCGCTCTCCCTGGCCCAGGGTCTGGATGAATACGTTCTGCTGGTGGATTGTGATTTCCGTAAACCGGAAATCAGCAAATATCTGGGAATGGAATTCAATCGTGGGCTTTCCAACTACCTGACTTCAGATATTGATCTGTCATCGGTGCTGGTAAAAACGGATTTGTCCCGACTGACCATCCTGCCCATGGGCATTGCCCCGGCAAAACCATCTGAGTTGCTGGCCTCTGATCGCATGAAGCACCTGATCGGGGATTTACAGTCCCGCTATCAGGATCGTTATATCATTTTTGACACCACTTCGCTCATGTCTACTACGGAGGCTGATATTCTTGCCAATCAGGTGGATGGTATCATTATCGTGGTGAGATATGGCGAAACAGATCGTGAGGTGGTTAAACAGGCGCTGAAGAATATTGACCGGGAAAAAATTATCGGCATAGTTTTTAATGGTGCTGATTATCGTACTTCCAGCTTTTATTACCAGGAAACCAAATAAGGCTAAAGGTTAAAGGCTAAAGGTTAAAGGCTAAAGGTTAAAGGCTAAAGGTTAAAGGNNNNNNNNNNNNNNNNNNNNNNNNNNNNNNNNNNNNNNNNNNNNNNNNNNNNNNNNNNNNNNNNNNNNNNNNNNNNNNNNNNNNNNNNNNNNNNNNNNNNAAGGCTAAAGGTTAAAGGCTAAAGGTTAAAGGCTAAAGGTTAAAGGCTAAAGGTTAAAGGTAAACCATAAACCGTAAGAATGAGTAGTGCTGTAAAAATCTTCATGAGGTTTATAACCATGTATGTTAGTCTGAAAGGGGATTGTGCGACAGTTTAACTTGCGAACCACCGTCTTTTTTCTTATCGAATTGTCGCTGATTGTCGCCGGCGGTTTGCTGAGCATTTACAGCGGGATTTACTGGCTGGGATCAGATAGCTATGACCTGCAGTTATTAGTTCCCCATATTATCAGCTTCGCGGTTTTTTATCATTTCTCCCTTTTTTATTTTGATCTCTATGACATTAAGACCAGGGTGCCTTTTTCGGTCTACAGCTTGCGCCTGGTGCAGGCTACCGGGTTGCAATGTCTGTTCCTGGCTATTCTTTCCTATGTTTTTCCATTGGCTGTTTTCCCCAGTCCCTATATCTATTTCATTCTTCTGGCCGACTTTTTATTGATTTATAGCTGGCGGGTTTTTTATGACTGGCTGACGAGGCATGATCGGTTCAACGAGCTGATTATGCTTGTGGGTGACAGTCACGTGGCTGGAAAAATCTGTGAGGGGATTGCCGGTCGCAAGAATTCCGGCTACCAGATTGTGGGGATTATGGGTGAGTTAGAAGAGGGGGAAAATGGATGTGCCGGTTGTAAGCTTTTGAGCTCTGATTATTCTCAGCTTTATGCCATCGCTTTAGCTGAGAAAGTGAATCGCATTATCGTTTCCATGGGGCAGCGGCGCGGCATTTTCCCAGCCGCTGAGCTTTTGCGCTGCAAGATGGCCGGTGTTATGGTGATGGAAGATGTGGATTTCTATGAGCAACTGGAAGGCAAGATCCTGGTCGATAATTTGCGCCCCAGCTGGTTGATATTTACTTCTGGATTTAAAAAACCACAGCAAACCAGGATGTTTAAACGCTTTATCGGTATGATCCTGGC from Pseudomonadota bacterium encodes the following:
- a CDS encoding outer membrane beta-barrel protein; the protein is MKKKQKIMLVILVLFFFIQPVFAGVQYHLAAGLSTGLEYDDNIYLDPDHEVDDWNIMVEPEISWQMLAEHAGLEIVYRPGMNTYMDDSSLNYISHDLTGLVHYQPWEPLNLEFENHYLHSEDPLDDESRDFEEGASGSGDREGRNVFYRNDSSIRATYTFGVDRLIEAGYRFGILQNDDPEQEDSKEHAVTGHLGFRFDEQNLIDLDYAFTRGLYEGPDDFYSHEATTRYTHTFSPALDVYGEIGYTDYQYDHSSLEEDWDEYDGNLGIVYRFWEHYTLDLSYGRYDRNTDGDGDDADGNNYHVSLVRDFEHQSFTLSFDQGTDVDNFSGDNNGYTEYWRAQAAFTYDFADRWTLTGSGMIGNDDYQEELSSHDDDSYEVNASLAYAVLPWLSLSLDYTYAENDSSLDEDDYTDNRIAFRATGHWDIF
- a CDS encoding XrtA system polysaccharide chain length determinant; this encodes MALNDNRQQLQLQQYVDLFLRNKWLITLPFILITLGSFIFALAIPNIYQASTTILVVPQKVPENYVRSTVPAAVADRLQTLNQQIMSRTRLQQVIERYGLYRKEVNEMAPEEIIELMRQKIDVSVNQRTRTGVNSFTLTFQNPDPRIAMQVANGLASLYIEENLKLRERQARETSNFLNRELGKLEKQLAEKEALLSVFKQKYMGELPDQQDANLRMLDRLEVQYQTSSAALAAAKDRQIQLQQQLNQLPTSSDTVMVEGQVVAVDPDAARLEAMKKYLSSLRSRYTDAHPDVISMVAKIKKLEAKLESSKQPETGNAGAQVSASRTSSPAFVEISNQITLARHEILQLQHELKRLRAEIDVVNAKVENAPKREAELVALTRDYGNLHQNYQNLLDRKIEAQLAENLEMQQQGEQFKILDPALLPVKPFKPDRRKILLAGMVLGLGIGVGLALLLDFLGKSYRYVPDIEEDLGVPVLITIPKILTGKELKWRKIKNLGGVLVIFMAMLAAGGLGFMYFKLTFSLPGWFQQTFFHL
- a CDS encoding AAA family ATPase; protein product: MYCAFYGFQERPFNLTPDPHFLYLNSHYREAYAHLVYGIRERRGFVVVTGEVGIGKTTLIQNLLNNLDENVEIAYIFNPILTITEFFATIFDEFGIRHHSQDKHENLRIFNEFLLKCLKEHKIPVLVIDEAQNLSLKVLEEIRLLSNLETQKNKLLQMVLVGQPELKEKLGRSELRQLNQRVVIRYHLPPLSLLEVKDYIRKRLLVAGTADVNLFSNRALEMIARYSGGIPRLINVIGDNALLIGYAQGIRSIDEGIIGEVVTDLALKRENTPAAAVKGVFIKRYLSRWQSMLWIVALMAILILLMVSFRQELDRGMAFIRSLL
- a CDS encoding polysaccharide biosynthesis tyrosine autokinase, which produces MSRIQDALKKAEQESLATVVTVQDNAVAEEPQPADLIAKPEPQSQPVIPVVESSAVREPEIAAKPLERERVELQPEPDKQTVTKSTIPKPTPATAASGRKTSQKIDLNPALLDEHLVSLTEPFSLASEQVKKLRTKIILSAPQRLPNKTILVTSAVPREGKTTIAVNLALSLAQGLDEYVLLVDCDFRKPEISKYLGMEFNRGLSNYLTSDIDLSSVLVKTDLSRLTILPMGIAPAKPSELLASDRMKHLIGDLQSRYQDRYIIFDTTSLMSTTEADILANQVDGIIIVVRYGETDREVVKQALKNIDREKIIGIVFNGADYRTSSFYYQETK
- a CDS encoding TIGR03013 family XrtA/PEP-CTERM system glycosyltransferase, which gives rise to MRQFNLRTTVFFLIELSLIVAGGLLSIYSGIYWLGSDSYDLQLLVPHIISFAVFYHFSLFYFDLYDIKTRVPFSVYSLRLVQATGLQCLFLAILSYVFPLAVFPSPYIYFILLADFLLIYSWRVFYDWLTRHDRFNELIMLVGDSHVAGKICEGIAGRKNSGYQIVGIMGELEEGENGCAGCKLLSSDYSQLYAIALAEKVNRIIVSMGQRRGIFPAAELLRCKMAGVMVMEDVDFYEQLEGKILVDNLRPSWLIFTSGFKKPQQTRMFKRFIGMILAGGALVLAAPMMMLVALAIKIDSPGPVFFVQERLGEDENPFSLFKFRSMRTDAEKDGPVWATENDDRVTRVGDFIRKTRLDEIPQLINIFKGDMSFVGPRPERKYFVDQLKKEIHFYDQRFSVKPGVTGWAQVRFSYGASVEDAKEKLQYELYYIKYLSPVFDLLIIMETIKVVLFGRGSR